In Actinoplanes octamycinicus, the genomic window GTGCCGGATCCCGAACCACTGCCAGAGCCGGAGCCGCTGCCCGTGCCCGATCCACTGCCAGTGCCAGTGCCAGACCCAGTCCCTGAACCGGAGCCGGTGCCAGTTCCGGAGCCGGTGGACGGGGAGGTGATGGCCGGGCCGGGGATGACGCGGTTGGAGATGGCGGAGAACTCGCTGGCTCCGGCGGCGTTCACGGCGCGGACCCAGAAGGCGTAGGGCAGGCCGTTGGTGAGGCCGGTGAAGGTGAGTTCGGTCGCCTCCGGGCCGGTCGCGTCGACGCCGACCACGATGCCGGTCTCGTCGTCGAGGACCTGGATCTCGTAGCCGTAGATCGGGCTGCCGCCGTCGTTGCCCGGAGCGGCCCAGCGCACCACGGCGCTCTCGTCCCCGCCGGTCGCCACCCCGATGATCGGCGCCCCCGGAGCCACCGGCGTCACCGGCCGCGGCGGAACAACCGTCGGAACCGCGGTCGTGGGAACAGGAACCGGGATCGTGGGAACAGGAATCGCGATCGTGGGGACCGGGATCGTGGGAACAGGAACCGGGATCGTGGGGACCGGGACCCTAGGAAGAGGAGCGGTCGGTGCGGGGAAGGTCGGTTCCGGAGTGGTGACAACGGGAGGCGCGGTGGTCGGGGTGGCAGCACCAACCGGATCGCCACCGCCGGCGCCCAAGACCGGCGTCACCGCCGCCGACCCCGCACTCCAAGCACCCGGCCCGGCCCCCGTCTCAGCCCGCACCTGGAACGTGTAGGCCACCCCGTTCGTCAGCCCGGGCACCACCACACTGCGAGCCCCGGCCGGCAGCGAAGTCTCCACCGTCCCGGCCGAGCTGGCCCGCCGCAGCGTCAGGCCGGTCAGCCCGGCACCGTCCGGCACGGTGATCAGCACGGTGGCCGACCCGTCCCCGGCGAACGCCGACACCCCGAGGAACGCCGACAGCCCGGTGACGTCCACCGTCTCGTCGTCGAAGCGGAGCAGTTCCACGTTGCGGACCGTGTCGGTGCCGTCCGGCCCGGCGACCTGGACGCCGCCGGTGACCGGCGTGATCGCGTACGCCGCCCGGCTGCCGGCGAAGACCGCCGTGTCGCTGCCCGGGGTCGCGGACGTGACGATCTCCCGTACCGTGACGATGTCCTTGGGGTTGATCTTGCCGGCGAAGACGTCGGCCTGCAGCTCGGTCATGCTCCGCGCCGAGCGGATCTCGTCGCCGTCCGCGTCGCGGACGCTGAGGCGGACCGTGAGGTAGCGGTCGCCGTCCAGGAGGTCGTCGCCGCCGCGTCCCCGCAGGGTGTCGTCGCCGGGTCCGCCGAGCAGGATGTTGCCCGCGCCCCAGACATCGCCGTGCAGGTCACAGGCCCGGCCGGTCTGATTGCCGACCGCCGAGACCGGGGTGGTCAGCGACGTGACGACCTGGTCGAGGCCGTGGATCCGGGCGACGCCGGCCGCGTCCAGGGCGTCGCAGCCGAGGAAGCCGCCGCCACCGAGGTCGGACGGGGTGAGGTCGTCGCCGCGCAGGATGTCGTCACCCGAGCCGCCGGAGAGGGCCTCGACCTCGTTGTAGCGGTCCCGGACACCGATGGTCAGGTTGTCCAGCGGCGCGAGCGGCAACGCGAGGTCGGCGTCCACGGAGTCAGCACCAGCGATCGACCAGTCATAGCCGGAACCGCCGGCGTTCTTCTCGATACCGGGGCCCTGGACGCCGATGTCGTCGCCGCCCTCCATGTCGTAGTCGTCGTCGCCGCCCTGGCCGATCAGCACGTCGTGGCCGGGTTTGTTGGAGTCGTCCAGGAAGAACAGGTTGCCGCTGTCGCCCTGGAGCAGGTCGGGCGAGTTGCCGCCCTCCACCCAGTCGTCGCCGGCGTCACCCCAGACGCTGTCCTCGCCGTCCCCGGCGATCACGAAGTCGTCGCCCTCGCCGGCGAACGTCTCGTTGGCGTTGGCGCCGCCGTCGGTGAAGTCCTTGCCGTCGCCGGCGACCACGATGTCCAGGCCGGGTCCGGCGTCGATGGCGTCGTTGCCGGGGCCGCCGCGGGGCAGGTCGTCGCCGCTCGCGTCGGTGAGGATGTCGTCGCCCTCGCCGCCGATCACCGAGTCCGCGCCGGGACCGCCGTCCAGCCGGTCGTCGCCCTCGGCGCCCCACACGGTGTCGTTGTCGTTGCCGGCGCTGACCCGGTCGGCGTCCTCGGTGCCGGTCCAGACCGACTGCGGGTTGGCGACGCCGCGGCCGCGGTGCTTGATGGTGCCGTCCGGGAGGCGGATCAGCAGCTCGGACTCGTCGCAGTCGGTGGCCGGGTCGTCGGCGACCAAGTTGCCGAACCGCTCGAAGCCGGCCGTGGTGCCGGCCAGGCGGGCCAGCTCGAAGCTGCAGTCGGCGGTGGCGAACGAGTCGGTGCGCAGCCCCTGGGCGGTGGTGTTCCGCATGATCATCTCAGCGAAGGCGTTGCCCTCCAGCTGGCTGCGCAGGTTCATGCCCGGGGTGCGGGCCAGGTAGTAGAAGCGGTCGCCGTTCTGCAGCGCGGTCAGCTGGGTCTCGAACACGTAGTCGAACGTGCTGCCGAGCAGCCCGCCGAAGAAGTCGGGGGTCTCGGCGAGCCCGCCGATCCACAGGTCGATGTCGTCGACGCCGGAGGTGGCGGCCGGAGCGTTCAGGAAGGCCGCGCCGGCCGGGGTGTCCAGCAGCTTCTGGGCGGCGGCGCGCTTGGCAGCGACCCCGGAGGCGGCCTTGATCGACGGATCGGTCCCGTAGGCGGCGACGAAGTTCACCAGCGACGCCGGGTGCTTCAGGTTCTCGCCGAAGTCGACCCAGCTGACGTACGGCGCGAGCCGCCCGTCATTGGTCTTGTCGAACAGCGCCCGCCGGAACACGTTCAGCGGCGGCACGCCCTCGGACCGGCCCCGGGCGATGTTGATCGCGGCCAGGTCGGTGGGCAGGCCGAGCAGCTTGTTCCGCAGCGTGTCGGTGACGAACTCGTCGATGTCGTTGCCGACCTGCCCGGTCATCCCGGTGACGATCTCGCCGGCCGCCTGCTCCGGGCTGAGCGTGCCGTTGTTGGTGAAGGCGGCCGGGTTGAGGAAGCCGTCGAGCAGCGGGATCGAGTCGTCGGCGCCGTCGGCGGTGGTCCGGGCGATGGTCTCGGTCAGCATCGAGTGGCCGAACCGGTAGACGGCGTGCGCGAACTCGGCGTAGACGGCGGGGTTGATCTCGGACTGGGTGAAGGCGAACGGCTGGAACGGGTTGATCGCCGGCGAGATCTTGCGGGCGAACTCCTCGAAGACGAGGTGCTGGTACTCCATCTCGTTGATGAACTTGGCGGCCTGGAAGAGCCGGGCGCCGGTCCACTCGGCCGCGGTCCCGGCGTCGTCGGCGACCCGCTGGACGTCGCCGACCAGGCGGTTGTGCTCGGAGTGGAAGATCTGGTGCACCGCGGTCAGGCCGATGTTCTCGTTCACCCGGCCGTCGCCGGCGATGTAGTGCCGGTCGAGCAGCGCGGCGTCGTAACCCGGCTTCGACGGGTCGGCGGCGTGCGCGATGTCGGTGAGGAACGGCGTGTCGAAGCGCAGCGTGTTCGCCGGCACCGCGACCGGGGCGGCGGTGTCGCCCTCGACCAGCCCGGTGCTGGTGACGTACTGCGGGAGGCCGCGGGCCGGGCCGGGGACGAAGTTCCCGTACGCGTCGGCGAGCACCGTCGGCACGCTCAGCGCGTCGGCGTCGGTCAGGCGGAGACCGAGGGTGGCGGCGGCCTGCCGCTTGACGTCGGCCCAGGTGGGCAGGCCGCCGTCGGCGCCGGTGAGCAGGCGGCCGGTGTCGGTGGCCCGGGCGTCGTACTCACGCAGGAAGACCTGGTGGGCGGCGTGCGAGGTGTAGGTCTGCGAGTTGTCGACGTAGGGCGTGTCGGTGTTGCGGGCCTCGGTGCCGCCGGCCGCCCGGGTGAGCACCATGAACCGCAGCTGCGGCGGCAGGTTCTCGCTGATCACCAGCGGGTCGTCGGCGGACAGCGGGATCAGCACCGCGGTGCTGCCCTTGACCGTCTGGTCGACGCCGTGGTCGAAGAACTGCCCGAACAGCGTGAACCAGGAGTTGTACGGCGCGGACAGCCCGAAGTCGGTGGTCACGTTCGGGATGCCGGCGGCCGGGTCGGCGATCGGCGACGCGGCGACCGCGGCCGGGTTGGCGGCGCTCTGGTCGGCGATCAGGTTGCTGATCAGGCGGGGCTGCGCGTCGGAGGCGTTCGCCCCGGTGTAGCCGGCCCGCATCCGGGCCGGGACCAGCCGGGGGAAGACCTGGTCGGCGGCGCCGTACTTCTCCTCGCCGGCGCTCAGGTGGTTGCAGCTGCCGTCCACGGTCCGCAGGCCCATCGCGAGCAGCGGGCTGGCCAGCTGGTTCGGCCCGGTGCCGAGCAGGGCGCCGCACGGGCCGGTCGCGCTGGTGGTGCCGGCGACGTGCGCCTCAGCGATCTTGATCTGCTTGAGGATGTAGGCCAGGTCGGCTGCGGTGACGGTGAATCCCTGACCGATCGGGGCGGCCTGCGCGGCGGCGGGCGCCACGAGGACCGCGGTGACCAGCAGGGCCACCATGGCGACGACGGAACGGAGCTTCGGCAACGGACGCCCTCCCAGGACGACGCGAGATGCCCGTTTAGCACGGGAATTTCGTACATGCTGGGATGCGCGGCTGAGGTCCAGCTCTAGCCGAACTGAAGCAGGCCACCCCGCTCCGCGAGATGGCCTGCCTGAGGTGCCTGGTTCCGTTGAGGTCCGCTGCACGCACGGTCCGCTTGCGGCTTTCGTACGCGAAAAGCGGGTCAATGTCCGTGGTGTTCTCCGGTGGAATTCAGCTCCGGAACCCCGGCGGAGAGATCGACCCCGTCTCCCGGCGAGGTGGCCGAGACGGTCACCCGGTCGGCCGTGGTCCCGGCCGCCCGGGCCATCGCCTCCCGGACCGCGCCGATCTGCCCGTCGCTGAGCAGCGCCCCGAAGTAGCGCACGGTCAGCCCGGCCGGCTGCACGGTGGTCACGTAGTGGTTCAGCGAGTCGGCCAGGATGCCCTCCGCGTCCTCGCGCTCCTTCGCCTGCGCCGGGGTCACCCCGTTGGTCACCACGGCGAACGTGAGGTCGTGCACCAGCACCGTCTGGGTGACGTAGAACGCCACGTCATCCGGCTGGTGGTCGCGCATCAGCGCCTCGGCCTGCTGCACCGTGACGCCCTCCGGCAGCACCAGCGTGACCTCGGGCACCAGGTAGGTGAGCATCTCCTCGCTGAACACCGCGAAGGTGGCGTCGGTCAGCTGGCCGAGCCGCTCCGCCTCGGCCGCGGCGCGCAGCTCGCTCCGGACGTGCTCGCGGTCCGCGTCCCGCCGCGGGTGCACGGCGATCGCCGCCCGCTTGCGCACCATCGGCCCGTCGAACGTGGTGGTCGCCCAGTCGTCGCCGGCGTCGTCACTGATCGTGGCGGCGGCCGCCGGCGTCCCGGCCGGGGGCGTGCCGAACCAGCCACCCGACCAGGCCGCCACCGCGACCGCGACCAGCACCAGGGCCAGGCTGAGCGCGGCGCCGCGCAGCTTCCCGATCATCACGTGCCCAGCGGGTAGCTCGGCGCGTAGCTCACCGGCATCTCGGTCTCGGTCTCGTCCACGCACGGATCCGAGGTGATCGGGTCGTTGGTCTCCAGGTCGCCGACCGCGAACTGGATCATCATGTCGCTGTCCTCGTGGATCAGGTTGTGACAGTGCGTCATGTACCGGCCGCCGGCGTTGCCGTCCCCCGTCGTGAACTGCATGAGCGCGGTGACCGTCTCGTTCTCACCCAGGTAGAAGACGTCCTTGCCGCCGCCCTCCCACGGGTGTGCCTTGCCGTTGGACGTGGTGTTGCGCCCGATGATCTGGGCGTCGATCAGGTGGATGTGGAACGAGTGGAACCAGCCACCGGACTCGTTGACCAGGTCCCAGATCTCCACGTCGTAGGGCTTGGGGTTGCCGAGCACCCGCTTGAAGCCGGAGTGCTCGACGTCCGCCCAGGTCTCCCCGTTGACGGTCCACTGGCTGTTCTTGCGCTCGACGCGCAGCCGGCGCCGGGCGGTGGCCATGTCCGGGGTCAGCTTGTTGACCTCGATCGCACCCCGGTTGGCGAACGGCTGCGGCCCCAGGTCCAGGGTCTTCGGGATCTCGTAGGGGTCGGCCGGGCCGGAGTCGGCGACCACCTCGAACTGCATGACCTTGCCGGTGTTGGCGAAGTCGACGTTGTTCTTGTTGCTCAGGTTCTTCAGCTCGATCTTCGTGCCGGCCTTGTACTTCCGGAAGTCGATCAGGATCTCGTAGCGCTCGGCGCCACCCTGCCGGAACGACGACACCGCGGTCACCTTCGGGGTCATGCCCGCGTCGGTGCCGACGATGTACATCGGGTCGCCGGTGCTCAGCGCGTACCGGAACGACCGGGAGATGGTGGCGGCCAGCACCCGGAACCGGTACACCCGCGGCTTGACCTTCATCTTCGGCCACGGCACGCCGTTCACCAGGATCACGTCGCCCATGTAGCCGGCGTTGCCCTCCGGCTCGAACGAGGCCGAGCCGTCGGCGTTGAACGAGATGTCGCTGACCACCAGCGGCACGTCGAATTCACCCTGCGGCAATTGCGCCGTCTCGTAGGGATCTTTCAGGTGGTACTGGGCGGCCAGACCGGAGTACACGTTCTCGGCGGTGTCCCCATGGTTGTGATCGTGGTACCAAAGGGTCCGTCCCTGCTGCCAGTTCGGGTACTTGTACGTCTTCACCTGACCGGGTTTTGTCTGATCATTGGCGTAACCGTCGTACTGCGGCAGAGAGGCCGACCCGTGCAGGTGGGTGACCGTGCTGAACGGGCGCCCGTTGAGGGTGTTCGTGCTCGGCAGGGCGTTGCAGATCCGGACCTCGGTCCGGGTGCCCTGCTGCACCCGGATGGTCGGGCCGGGGAAGATGCCGTTGTAGCCGGCGACCGTGGTGGTCAGCCCGGGCAGGATGCTCGCCTTGCCCAGCTTCTGGGTGAGCCGGTACCGCTGGTACGGGCCCTGCTCGTCCACGCCCTCCTCGGCCGGCAGCAACACCGGCGGCCGGCGGAACAGGTTCGTGTAGGGCGTCGGCATGTTCCTGGACGACAGCCTGCTGGACGACGCCACCACCTCGCCGCCGGCGGTCATCACGATCAAGCCGCCACCACCGACCGCGAGCGCGCCCTTCAACAGGTCGCGCCGGCTCAGACTCCCGCGTGCCATCGGACACCTCTTCTTCGCACGGTTTGCACAGGGAGCAGCAACCTAGAAACAAGCACTGAGGGGTTCCGTTGGCGATGCTGAGGCCGTCCGCTCAAGTCCGGCGCGAATCGGGCGATCTCCAGAACGTGGGACTGCGCGTCAGCGTTCTGGGACAACTCACCGTCGTCGACGGTGCGGGCGAGGTGCTGCCCGCCGGTGAGCTGCCCCGCCGCGCGCGCCAGGTGCTGGCCGTGCTGGCCGCCCGGCACGACCGGATCCAGTCCAAGGACGCCCTGGCCGACGCGGTCTGGGGCGAGGACCTGCCGGGCAACCACGCGGGCGCGCTGGAGCACTACGTCTCGGTGATCCGCCGCCGGCTGCAGCCGCACGGCTCCCCGGCCAACTGGTTCATCGTGACCCGCAGCGGCGGCTACCTCTTCGACACCTCCCGCGCCGGGCTCGACCTGGCCGACCTGCGCCAGCTGCTGCGCCGGCTGGACTCGCTGCCACCCGGCGACCCGCGGCTGCCGGTGCACGAGCAGATCCTGAAGCTGGCCCGGGAGCTGCCGTTCCCGGAGGACCCGTACGCCGAGTGGGCCGGCCCGGTCCGCTCCGAGGTCTCGGTGGCCGCGGTGAACGCGCTGCTCAAGCTGGCCGACGCGGCCCTCGCCGAGGACGCCCCGCGGTCGTTGCGGCTGGCCCAGGAGGCGATCGAGCTCAACCCGTTCCTGGAGTCCGGCTACCAGGCCGCGATGACCGCCGCGGTGGCGATGGGCCGCCCCGACGACGCGCTGCGCATCTTCGAGCGGTGCCGGCAGGTGCTGGACAGCGAGCTGGGTGTGGCCCCGTCGGCCGAACTGGCCCAGATCAAGCGGGCCGTGCTGGCCAGCCGCTCGGTGGAGGCCCCGCCGCCGGCCGCGGTGGTCGCGCCGCTGCCCGCGCCTCCGGTGCCGGCCCCGGTCGTGCCCAGCGAGCGCTTCCTCGGCCGGGTCGCCGAGATCCGGCTGATGCTGGAGCCGGAGACCCCGGCGGTGGTGCACATCGTCGGGCCGAGTGGCTCCGGCAAGACGGCCTTCCTGGCCGAGCTGGGCCGGCACGCGCCCGGCCGGGTCGGGATCGGGGACGCCGGCCCGGCCGTCGGCGTGCTCCGGCTGGCCTGGCTGCGCAGCGTGCTGACCGACCTGGACGCGAAGCCGGAGGCGGTCGAGGCGGTCGAGCGGGCGCTGCCCGACCAGCCACTGGACCAGGCCGCCCTGGAGCTGATCGCGACCACCTTCGACCGGCCCGAGCAGATCTACCTGGCCGTGGACGACGCCCGGGACCTGGACGCGGCCAGCGTCGCCGAGCTGGCCTGGCTGAGCCGGCACTGCCCGGCGCTGCGGCTGGTGCTGGCCTACGACTACCCGTCGCAGATCACCGGGCGGCCGCTGGCCGGGCTGGGCACCCCGGTGGTGCTGCGGCTCAGCCCGCTCACCGCCGACGAGCTGGAACCGCTCGGCGATCCCGGCCTGCGGGAGCTGACCGGGGGCATCCCGGCCCTGGTCGCGGTGGCCCGGCGGCCGCACGAGGTGGCCGGCGCGGTGGCCATGCAGATCGCCCGCCGGCGGACCGAGTGGATGCCGGCGCTCGCCTGGGAGGTGCTGCGGGTCACCGCGGCGCTCGGCGACCTGGGTGCCGCCGAGTTGGCCGCGCTCACCGGGCATCCGGTGACCGAGGTGCTGTCCGCCGTCGACGCCCTGGTGCACGCCTGCCTGTTGCGCGAGGGCCCGAACGGGCAGGTCGGGCACGCCAGCACCCTGGTGCGCGAGGCGGTGGCCGCGCAGATCTCCGCCGCCACCTGCCTCTACCTGCGCAAACAACTGGCGGCGGCCTCCTGAGCAGGAGACCGCCGCCGGTTGCGGGTGGTGCGTGGACTAGTTGGTGACGGTGACCGCCTGGGCCAGGATCACCCCGCCGGTCGTGGTGACCAGGCTGATCGTCCGGACCGCGCCGGGCGCCGGGCCGGTGACCCGGATGCTGAACGCGCCGGTGGCGTCCATCGCGGCGGTGCCGATCACCCGGCCGGTGAGCGTGTCACCCAGCACCGCGGTGATCCGCTGACCGGCGATCAGGCTGCTGGTGCCGCTGATCCGCCATTCGTTGTTGCCGGTCCGGTAGCGGACGGTGATCCCGCCCGGGAAGCTCTCCGCGGCCGGCCGGACGGTGACCCGGTCGGTGGTGACGCCGCTCGGGTTCGTCGTGGTCAGCTCCAGGACCACCGGGTCGTTGGTGTAGACGTAGCCGGCGTTCGGGCCGGGCGAGGCGGGCAGGACCTGCGCCGGGTAGGTGAAGCTGGGCTTCGCCGAGGCGGCGCCGGCCAGCGTCACCGCCGGTCCGGAGACCTGCTTCCAGGAGTACGTCTCGACCCCGGTCGAGGCCGACCCGTCCAGGGTGACCGTCTTGCCGCGGACCACGGTCTGGTCCGGTCCGGCCTCGGCGACCGGCGTCGCCGCCTCGCCCACCGTCACCTCGACCGTGGCGGGCAGGCTCGGGCCGCCCGGACCGGTCACGACCAGCTGGAACGCGTAGGTGCCGGGCTGCGCCGGGACGAACGACGCGGACGCCGTGCTGTCCCCGGTCAGGGTGACCGCCGGGCCGCCGGTCTGGGTCCACCGGTACGAGTCGATCTCGCCCGCCGAGCCGGTGCCGTCCAGCTTGACCACCTGGTTGACCACCGAGGTGCGGTCCGCGGTGGCGCCGGCGATCGGCTTGTCCGGGCCGAAGACGCCGCCCGAGCCGACCAGCGACGCGGTGGCCGTGCCGCCGGCCGACGAGGTCACCGTGATCGCGGCCGGCGGGGCCAGCACGCCGGTGAACGGCTGACCGGTGATCGGGCCGTACCCGGTCACGCTCAGCACGCCCGGGGTGGCGTCCCGGTCGCTGCTGGCGGCGGCCACGGTCAGGGTCTGCGCGTCGGCGTCGTACTCGGCCTTGGTGACCTGCACGACGTCGACCAGCTTGCGGGTCTTCTTGGCGACCGGCCGGTCCGAGGCGTTGACCACCTCGATGACCGGGTCGGCCGGCAGCGGGCCGGTCAGCGGGAACCGGCCGTAGTAGTGGCCGTTGCCGGAGCTGCGCAGCGGGGTGCCGTGCAGGCCGAGCGCGGCGTTGGCGACGATCTCGATGGCCTGGCCGGGCTCGCTGGTCGCGTACACCTCGACCACGCCGTTGCCGTCCGAGCCGGTGGTGTAGGTGGCCTGGTCGACGTCGACGCCGGCGTTGGTGGCGTACCGGCCCTGCACGCTGAACACGTCGGTGAACCCGAGCTGGGCCAGGGTGGCGCCGGTGGCCGGGTTGAGCTCCTCGATCCGGACGAAGTTGGTGCCGTACGGGCTGCCCACCACCTTGTGGTCGACGCCCGGGTCACCGGTGTAGCCGGCCGGGGCGGCCGGCGCGACGGCCGGGTCCCACTTCAGGAACGGGCCGATCCGGCTGTTCATCGCCTGTCCGAACGCGCCGGGCGTGGTGCCGATGTCCTCGGTCATCCGGACGCCCTTGTCGGTGGCGGTGAGGTCGTCGATGCCGTACGGGTGGGTGATCCGGAAGCGCCGGCCCTCGGCGGCGTCGAACCGGATCCGGACCCGGCCGAACACCATCTGGTCACCGTCCCGCACCTCCTCGGCTGCCCAGGCGCCCTCCAGGTCCATCCCGATCGTCGCCTGGGTGCCGTCGGTGAGGGTCACCTCGGCGCCGGCGAGCTGGTAGAAGAACTCGCCCGGGAAGTTGTCCGGGTAGGAGACCGGCAGGTCGGGGTTGGGCACCTCGTCCGGCAGCGTGGAGCAGAGCGGGTCGTCCAGGGTCGTGCAGGCCTCCAGCCGGGCGCCGGTGCTGTCCCGATACCAGGACGGGAAGCCGTGCTCGGCGAGCGGGCCGACCTGGGTGAGCCGGCCGTTCCGGGGATTGTCAGGCGTGATGACGGTGGCGGCGGCACTCCCGGCGAGCGGCGCTACGACCGCCAGCGTGATCCCCGCGGTGACCGACCATCGGACCAGATGGGTTTTCATCGGACTCCTAGGTTGTGTCAAGGCTGGCCACCCTGACGGCACCCACCGAGGACCGGCTCATGGAAAACTGAGTGATTCCTGAGTCCTCTCTGGCAAATCCCTTGGCGCCGGGAATTCGTACCTTTCCCGTTGAGCAACGATCTGGCGCCCCCGCCGCTCGATAGATTGATCTCCCACCGACTTAACCGGTCAAGTACACTGTTTCCCACCACGTCGGCTGCTTAGACTCGGCGGGACTTGAGGAGACTGAGTGAAACGGCCCACGATCGCCGACATCGCGCGGCGCGCGGGAGTGTCCAAGGGAGCCGTCTCCTACGCCCTGAACGGTCAGCCCGGCGTGTCCGAGGCGACCCGCAAGCGGATCCTCGCCATCGCGCAGGAGATCGGCTTCAACGCGAACAGCGCCGCCCGGGCCCTCTCCGGCGCCCGTGCCCGCGCGGTCGGGCTGACCCTCTGCCGGCCCGCCCGGATCCTCGGCATCGAGCCCTGGTTCATGGGCCTGATCAGCGGTTTCGAGGCCGAGCTCGGCGCCCAGTCCTACGCCCTGACGCTCCAGGTGGTGGCCAGCCCGGAGCAGGAGGTCGAGGTCTACCGCCGCTGGTGGGGCGAGCGCCGGATCGACGGCGTGATCGTCACCGACCTCCGGGAGAACGACGTCCGGATCCCGGTCCTGCAGCAGCTCCAGCTGCCCGCCGTGGTGCTCGGCGGCTCCGGCGAGGCCGGCGGGGTGACCCAGATCTGGTCCGACGACGGCGGGGCGATCACCGAGGCGGTGCGTTACCTGGTGGCGCTCGGCCACTCCCGGATCGCCCGGGTCAGCGGTGTGCCCGACCTGCTGCACACCCAGGTCCGGACCAAGGCGTTCGACCAGGTGTGCGCGTCGCTCGGGCTCGGCGAGGCGCTCACCGTGCCGGCCGACTACACCGGCGAGGAGGGCAGCCGGGCCACCCGCCGGCTGCTGATCGGCGGCGACCGGCCGACCGCGATCATCTATGACAACGACGTGATGGCGGTGGCCGGGCTGGCCGTGGCCCAGGAGATGGGGCTGTCCGTGCCGGGCGACCTGTCGATCGTGGCCTGGGACGACTCGCCGCTGTGCAGCCTGGTGCACCCGTCGCTGACCGCGCTCAGCCGGGACGTCTCCGGTTACGGCGCGCAGGCGGCGCGGGAGCTGCTCAACGCGATCGACGGCAAGAAGGTCGGGAACGTCAAGGCGCAGACAGCGCATCTGACGCCGCGTGGGAGCACGGCGCCGCCGCGCTCCTGATCCTCTTGACCCGGCCGCTTCCGCCGGGCCTCTCCCTCAGGTTTCGGTCGTCCTGCCGGGTTGCGGTCCGCTCACCAGCCGCGGTCCGCGCGATGGCTTTCCAGGTACGCCTCGATGCGCTCGGCCGGCGCCGGGTTGGCCAGCGCGAAACCCTGCCCGAGCCGGCATCCCGCCGCGACCGCCCGGTCGATCTGCTCCGGTGTCTCCAGCCCTTTCGCCACCACCTCCAGGCCCAGCCGCCGGGCCAGCCCGACCACCACCTGCAGCACCCCGGCCTCGGACGCGTCACCGGCCAGCGCGGCGTTCAGCTTCAGCA contains:
- a CDS encoding PKD domain-containing protein; protein product: MKTHLVRWSVTAGITLAVVAPLAGSAAATVITPDNPRNGRLTQVGPLAEHGFPSWYRDSTGARLEACTTLDDPLCSTLPDEVPNPDLPVSYPDNFPGEFFYQLAGAEVTLTDGTQATIGMDLEGAWAAEEVRDGDQMVFGRVRIRFDAAEGRRFRITHPYGIDDLTATDKGVRMTEDIGTTPGAFGQAMNSRIGPFLKWDPAVAPAAPAGYTGDPGVDHKVVGSPYGTNFVRIEELNPATGATLAQLGFTDVFSVQGRYATNAGVDVDQATYTTGSDGNGVVEVYATSEPGQAIEIVANAALGLHGTPLRSSGNGHYYGRFPLTGPLPADPVIEVVNASDRPVAKKTRKLVDVVQVTKAEYDADAQTLTVAAASSDRDATPGVLSVTGYGPITGQPFTGVLAPPAAITVTSSAGGTATASLVGSGGVFGPDKPIAGATADRTSVVNQVVKLDGTGSAGEIDSYRWTQTGGPAVTLTGDSTASASFVPAQPGTYAFQLVVTGPGGPSLPATVEVTVGEAATPVAEAGPDQTVVRGKTVTLDGSASTGVETYSWKQVSGPAVTLAGAASAKPSFTYPAQVLPASPGPNAGYVYTNDPVVLELTTTNPSGVTTDRVTVRPAAESFPGGITVRYRTGNNEWRISGTSSLIAGQRITAVLGDTLTGRVIGTAAMDATGAFSIRVTGPAPGAVRTISLVTTTGGVILAQAVTVTN
- a CDS encoding LacI family DNA-binding transcriptional regulator, which translates into the protein MKRPTIADIARRAGVSKGAVSYALNGQPGVSEATRKRILAIAQEIGFNANSAARALSGARARAVGLTLCRPARILGIEPWFMGLISGFEAELGAQSYALTLQVVASPEQEVEVYRRWWGERRIDGVIVTDLRENDVRIPVLQQLQLPAVVLGGSGEAGGVTQIWSDDGGAITEAVRYLVALGHSRIARVSGVPDLLHTQVRTKAFDQVCASLGLGEALTVPADYTGEEGSRATRRLLIGGDRPTAIIYDNDVMAVAGLAVAQEMGLSVPGDLSIVAWDDSPLCSLVHPSLTALSRDVSGYGAQAARELLNAIDGKKVGNVKAQTAHLTPRGSTAPPRS